A genomic segment from Polyangium mundeleinium encodes:
- a CDS encoding EthD family reductase — MYRVTILYPHEEGKRFDLDYYVQKHMPMVRSLLGPFGLKSAEVAEGLPRNGAPPPFVVIASMTFDAIEDFQRGIAQHGREINADLPHYTDLKPTLQISRIC; from the coding sequence ATGTACCGCGTCACCATCCTGTACCCGCACGAAGAGGGCAAGCGCTTCGACCTCGACTACTACGTGCAAAAGCACATGCCGATGGTGAGGTCCTTGCTCGGACCGTTCGGCTTGAAGAGCGCGGAGGTCGCCGAGGGCCTCCCCCGCAATGGCGCGCCCCCTCCGTTCGTCGTCATCGCGTCCATGACGTTCGACGCGATCGAGGATTTTCAGCGCGGCATCGCCCAGCACGGCCGCGAGATCAACGCGGACTTGCCCCATTACACGGATTTGAAGCCCACGCTGCAAATCAGCCGGATCTGCTGA
- a CDS encoding rhomboid family intramembrane serine protease yields the protein MKKPPPVSEFVRFPITAGVAMLAIFVTVLDASGRSIQPLVMNVRAFEGEPWRLVTSALPHANALHLIFNIAWLWTLGTMLEERFGSFRLLGLVLLFAAGSAAAEYAAFVGGIGLSGVVYGLFGLAWVLDRADARMRGTVDARTTQLFIGWFFFCIATTVLDVLPVANVAHGVGALLGVLVGLVITGGLRVARRRASVRVAAGLVVLLVVAASGAGATVLRPRVNLSKNGGSDSARLANEAFDAGNYDEAISWYRKALVVSPKSAAFWYNLGIAHARKNELDEATRAYTQAVALAPENVDMKRTLVDTKRYHAYTAQTGGKHDEAMRLYEEVLVLAGDDAISLYNLSLTYKELGRREEAAQLRARALVLDANIDSDPAEPSLDIDAGIERDAGP from the coding sequence TTGAAGAAGCCGCCGCCCGTCTCCGAGTTCGTGCGTTTTCCGATCACCGCCGGCGTGGCGATGCTCGCCATCTTCGTCACGGTGCTCGACGCGTCGGGTCGATCGATCCAGCCGCTCGTGATGAACGTGCGCGCGTTCGAGGGCGAGCCGTGGCGCCTCGTCACGAGCGCCTTGCCGCACGCCAACGCGTTGCACTTGATTTTCAACATCGCCTGGCTCTGGACACTCGGGACGATGCTGGAGGAGCGCTTCGGATCGTTCCGCCTGCTCGGCCTCGTGCTGCTCTTCGCCGCGGGATCCGCGGCGGCCGAGTACGCGGCCTTCGTCGGCGGGATCGGCCTGTCCGGCGTGGTCTACGGCCTCTTCGGCCTCGCGTGGGTGCTCGATCGCGCGGACGCGCGCATGCGCGGCACTGTGGATGCGCGCACGACGCAGCTCTTCATCGGCTGGTTCTTCTTCTGCATCGCGACGACTGTCCTCGACGTCTTGCCCGTCGCGAACGTGGCGCACGGCGTGGGCGCGCTGCTCGGCGTGCTCGTGGGGCTCGTGATCACGGGGGGCCTGCGGGTCGCGCGTCGACGTGCTTCGGTGCGCGTCGCGGCGGGGCTCGTGGTCTTGCTCGTCGTCGCGGCCTCGGGCGCGGGCGCAACCGTGCTCCGCCCGCGCGTCAACCTCTCGAAGAACGGAGGCAGCGACAGCGCACGCCTCGCCAACGAGGCGTTCGACGCGGGCAACTACGACGAGGCCATCTCGTGGTACCGGAAGGCGCTCGTGGTGAGCCCGAAGAGCGCGGCCTTCTGGTACAACCTCGGCATCGCGCATGCGCGCAAGAACGAGCTCGACGAAGCGACGCGCGCGTACACGCAGGCCGTCGCGCTCGCGCCCGAGAACGTGGACATGAAGCGCACGCTCGTCGACACGAAGCGCTACCACGCCTACACGGCGCAGACGGGCGGCAAGCACGACGAAGCCATGCGCCTCTACGAAGAGGTGCTCGTGCTCGCCGGCGACGACGCGATCTCGCTCTACAACCTGAGCCTCACCTACAAAGAGCTCGGCCGCCGCGAGGAGGCCGCACAGCTCCGCGCGCGTGCCTTGGTCCTCGACGCGAACATCGACAGCGACCCTGCGGAGCCGTCCCTCGACATCGACGCTGGGATCGAACGCGACGCGGGCCCGTGA
- a CDS encoding WD40 repeat domain-containing protein, translated as MHASQLPLSHEATALAVSADGKRLAASAIGNGRTVVYDLRVGRALFRFGVGATGLALSPDGGRLVTAWSDDARVPPSAARSALDAREEADEAVHTVQVFDLVTGRCLTPEPWRGEAPIALSPDGKLLAVTADRLTSAVLVYRLADGALVRELAYPHRRRLRSLAWSPDGRLLMAATGATPVVHWSAEDFQQVRPEGVRENDAAVAFSPDGTLVAAAGPDSRIRLFEPGKEGEPRAVLSVKNGLNLLRGVAALEFSPDGALVTALGRTRATQVFSVPLARPLWTASPGPMAFLPNGKTVAAWWCGAVWLRDAESGDLRVLPADDAGDDTPSGVGPVSRTVTLRSREFEGRIPTPPQTLRVVPEAQVNADVALSSAAAALLARLSTGWAESSYRTAANMLARDADGLGVRLPLRGGYAYVQIRTSSDRYRLLVSVTADEPEQDPPPSSSLVRLSRWIRDRLSAEARRVAAADREWAAEIAPGAGEGDVQIERGPGSLTITLAHAPLPSLDDLEALIHAAELKLEP; from the coding sequence GTGCACGCAAGTCAACTCCCCCTCTCGCACGAGGCCACGGCCCTCGCCGTCTCCGCCGACGGCAAGCGACTCGCGGCGTCGGCGATCGGCAACGGGCGCACGGTCGTCTACGATCTGCGCGTTGGCCGAGCGCTCTTCCGATTCGGCGTGGGCGCGACGGGGCTCGCGCTCTCGCCCGACGGCGGGCGCCTCGTCACGGCGTGGTCGGATGACGCGCGCGTGCCGCCGAGCGCAGCCCGTTCCGCCCTCGACGCGCGCGAGGAGGCCGACGAGGCAGTGCACACGGTGCAGGTCTTCGACCTCGTCACGGGTCGATGCTTGACGCCCGAGCCGTGGCGCGGCGAGGCGCCGATCGCGCTCTCGCCCGACGGCAAGTTGCTCGCGGTCACGGCCGATCGCCTCACGAGCGCGGTGCTCGTCTACCGGCTCGCGGATGGCGCGCTCGTGCGCGAACTCGCGTACCCGCATCGGCGTAGGCTGCGCAGCCTCGCGTGGAGCCCCGACGGTCGCCTGCTCATGGCGGCCACGGGCGCGACGCCGGTCGTGCACTGGTCGGCGGAGGATTTCCAGCAAGTGCGGCCCGAGGGCGTGCGTGAGAACGACGCGGCCGTCGCGTTCTCGCCCGATGGAACGCTCGTCGCGGCGGCGGGGCCCGACAGCCGGATCCGTTTGTTCGAGCCGGGAAAGGAGGGCGAGCCGCGCGCGGTGCTCTCGGTGAAGAACGGCCTCAACTTGCTGCGCGGCGTCGCGGCGCTCGAGTTCTCGCCGGACGGCGCGCTCGTCACCGCGCTCGGCCGGACCCGCGCGACGCAGGTCTTCAGCGTGCCGCTCGCGCGCCCGCTCTGGACGGCGAGCCCGGGTCCGATGGCGTTCTTGCCGAACGGCAAGACCGTGGCCGCGTGGTGGTGCGGCGCGGTGTGGCTGCGGGACGCCGAGAGCGGCGATCTGCGCGTGTTGCCGGCCGACGATGCTGGCGACGACACGCCCTCCGGCGTCGGTCCGGTGAGCCGCACGGTGACGTTGCGTAGCCGCGAGTTCGAGGGGCGCATCCCGACGCCCCCGCAGACGCTCCGGGTCGTCCCCGAGGCGCAGGTCAACGCGGATGTCGCCCTGTCGAGCGCAGCGGCGGCGCTGCTCGCGCGCTTGTCGACGGGCTGGGCCGAGTCGAGCTACCGCACGGCGGCGAACATGCTCGCGCGCGACGCTGACGGCCTCGGCGTGCGTTTGCCGCTGCGCGGCGGGTATGCGTACGTGCAGATCCGGACGAGCAGCGATCGGTACCGCCTCCTCGTGTCCGTCACCGCGGACGAGCCCGAGCAGGATCCTCCGCCCTCGTCGAGCTTGGTGCGCCTCTCGCGCTGGATCCGCGATCGGCTGAGCGCCGAGGCGCGCCGCGTCGCCGCGGCCGATCGCGAGTGGGCCGCGGAGATCGCGCCGGGCGCGGGTGAGGGCGACGTCCAGATCGAGCGTGGACCCGGCTCGCTCACCATCACGCTCGCTCACGCGCCCCTGCCCTCGCTCGACGATCTCGAGGCCCTGATCCACGCGGCCGAGCTGAAGCTCGAGCCCTGA
- a CDS encoding 2-hydroxychromene-2-carboxylate isomerase yields MKTVDFFFDFSSPYSYLAATQLPALAARAGATIAYRPFVLFAVFKAAGNDMPAKIPTKGAYLFKDLERWARHYGVPFRFSSHFPSNTIKAMRMVHVAAEQGKAEAFSQAAFRAMWAEDRDVASPETLAELARGVGLEAEAALAAIETPAIKDRLRVDTDEAIARGAFGAPAMFVGDELFWGNDRLHFVEEALKG; encoded by the coding sequence TTGAAGACCGTCGACTTCTTTTTCGACTTCTCCTCCCCGTACAGCTACCTCGCCGCCACGCAGCTCCCGGCCCTCGCGGCGCGCGCCGGCGCGACGATCGCGTACCGTCCCTTCGTGCTCTTCGCCGTGTTCAAGGCCGCGGGCAACGACATGCCGGCCAAGATCCCCACGAAGGGCGCGTACCTCTTCAAGGACCTCGAGCGCTGGGCGCGGCACTACGGCGTGCCCTTCCGTTTCTCCAGCCACTTCCCCTCGAACACGATCAAGGCCATGCGCATGGTCCACGTCGCCGCGGAGCAAGGCAAAGCCGAGGCGTTCTCGCAGGCCGCCTTCCGCGCCATGTGGGCAGAGGATCGGGACGTCGCGAGCCCCGAGACGCTCGCCGAACTCGCGCGCGGCGTGGGCCTCGAAGCCGAGGCGGCGCTCGCCGCGATCGAGACGCCCGCGATCAAGGATCGGCTCCGCGTGGACACCGACGAGGCGATCGCGCGCGGCGCGTTCGGCGCGCCTGCGATGTTCGTCGGGGACGAGCTCTTTTGGGGCAACGATCGGCTCCACTTCGTCGAGGAAGCGCTGAAAGGCTGA
- a CDS encoding alpha/beta fold hydrolase: protein MALRPFERLPYEALPALPRIPHGYHRAEARRVQVPSRIFGDVGVHVRVVGSGPPLLLVHGLMTSSYSFRYVLEPLGRFFRVFAPDLPGAGRSDKPTRADFSPRSFGTFLAELQQALGIRGCAVMGNSLGGYVAMHLALQDPAAVSRLVVNHAPGTPEPRYVALRAMLSTGAGRALLRYLVQRDPRRWVYRNVHYHDERLKSREELDEYGAPLATDAGLACFTKSLHETLAPAGFHAFVDELGRAPFPVPLLFVYARKDPVVSPRVGEALHRLARGSELRYLEGTSHFSHVDSPDRMVETILPFLRAAEGHEPAGASLGG from the coding sequence ATGGCGCTCCGTCCTTTCGAACGGCTCCCCTACGAAGCGCTCCCCGCGTTGCCGCGCATCCCGCACGGCTACCACCGCGCCGAGGCGCGCCGCGTGCAGGTGCCCTCCCGCATCTTCGGCGATGTCGGCGTGCATGTCCGTGTCGTGGGATCGGGCCCGCCCCTCCTGCTCGTGCACGGGCTCATGACGTCGAGTTACTCGTTCCGGTACGTGCTCGAGCCCCTCGGCCGGTTCTTCCGTGTCTTTGCGCCCGATCTGCCCGGCGCAGGCCGCTCCGACAAACCGACGCGGGCGGATTTTTCGCCGCGGAGCTTCGGCACGTTCCTCGCCGAGCTCCAGCAGGCGCTCGGCATCCGTGGGTGCGCCGTCATGGGCAACTCGCTCGGCGGGTACGTGGCGATGCACCTCGCCTTGCAGGATCCGGCGGCCGTCTCGCGCCTCGTCGTGAACCACGCGCCGGGCACGCCGGAGCCGCGGTACGTCGCGCTCCGGGCCATGCTCTCGACCGGCGCGGGCCGCGCGCTCCTTCGTTACCTCGTGCAGCGCGACCCGCGCCGCTGGGTGTACCGGAACGTCCATTACCACGACGAACGGCTCAAATCGCGCGAGGAGCTCGACGAGTACGGCGCGCCGCTCGCCACGGACGCGGGGCTCGCGTGCTTCACGAAATCGCTGCACGAGACGCTCGCGCCTGCGGGCTTCCACGCCTTCGTCGACGAGCTCGGCCGCGCGCCTTTCCCCGTGCCGTTGCTCTTCGTGTACGCCCGGAAGGATCCGGTGGTCTCGCCCCGCGTGGGGGAAGCCCTCCACCGCCTCGCGCGGGGCTCCGAGCTTCGATACCTCGAAGGCACGTCGCATTTCTCCCACGTCGACTCGCCCGATCGGATGGTCGAGACCATCCTGCCCTTCCTCCGCGCCGCCGAGGGCCACGAGCCCGCGGGCGCCTCGCTCGGCGGCTGA
- a CDS encoding DJ-1 family glyoxalase III: protein MNPKTPRALVLLAEEAEEMEATISVDVLRRASIEVVLAGIDGASPVCCSRGVRIVPDVALAEVTGSFDVVVLPGGKGGADRLAASPEVGALLRAQAEAGRLVAAICAAPIALAAHGVFAGRRMTCHPSVREIVARHGKHEGEAVVIDGSLVTSQGPGTTFLFALTLVEMLCGVTTRDAIRAPMMLLS, encoded by the coding sequence ATGAACCCCAAGACGCCCCGCGCCCTCGTCCTCCTCGCCGAAGAGGCTGAGGAAATGGAAGCCACCATCAGCGTTGACGTCCTCCGCCGCGCCTCGATCGAGGTCGTCCTGGCCGGGATCGACGGCGCGTCGCCGGTCTGTTGCAGCCGTGGCGTCCGTATCGTGCCCGACGTGGCCCTTGCCGAGGTGACGGGCTCGTTTGACGTCGTGGTTTTGCCCGGTGGCAAGGGCGGCGCCGATCGGCTCGCCGCATCGCCCGAGGTGGGCGCGCTCCTCCGCGCGCAGGCCGAAGCGGGCCGCCTGGTCGCGGCCATTTGCGCGGCGCCGATCGCGCTCGCCGCGCATGGCGTGTTCGCGGGGCGCCGCATGACGTGCCATCCCTCCGTGCGCGAGATCGTCGCGCGGCACGGCAAACACGAGGGCGAGGCCGTCGTGATCGACGGGTCTCTCGTGACGAGCCAGGGCCCGGGGACGACCTTTTTGTTTGCCCTCACCCTCGTCGAGATGCTCTGCGGCGTGACCACCCGCGACGCGATCCGCGCGCCGATGATGCTCCTATCGTGA
- a CDS encoding FG-GAP repeat domain-containing protein, translating into MTSIHLARRVGASFVAARYMALFTLTAAVACGGTDDTTQTTGSAAGGMGGAGGMGGAGGMGGDGGIGGAGGMGGAGGMGGAGGMGGAGGMGGAGGIGGAGGMGGAGGMGGAGGARVDFCTDPPPAESVPSDAACQFTAPPGELNPVVKWRKGTFDVAPGSNQVIVTPVVGNLNDDNGDGQVDPKDIPDIVFTTYSGSTGWFGEGYLRAISGKDGAELWSAPGPRGAAGVALGDADRNGLPEVYTINNGGHLLAFDHQGMPLWSCPAGVGAYGYPAMADADGTGNAEILAGNTVCTSDGQVMVKTALTHDWYFGALDFHSPTSFFVDLDQDGTMEIVSGAGVSRLDGSTLWTGPGGHAAVANFDIPGADPTMPEIVVIHAGTVSILHPGDGTTLWSRSGVLGAYGGPPTVADFDGDGKPEIGVAASVVYAVLDPEEADGVLWTAPIQDNTSFVTGSSVFDFNGDNKAEVVYADEQTLWIFDGSTGTVVAQMPEHVSATYHEYPVMADVDADGHADIVLASNNGYFAGPWTGITVLSGASNDWATGRPVWNQHAYHITNVDDDLRIPAKEMPHWLGRNSFREGGFSALGALVAPDLVPVVFASCSEGCPASGRFVFRVENQGAGAAPVGLSWALQGVAQDGTRTLLASGKLDEPLAPGWSSKPLEATVEASAAAGFVSLVLLVDDDGAGNALASECVEKNNELMLPAICP; encoded by the coding sequence GTGACGAGCATTCATCTTGCACGAAGGGTCGGAGCGTCGTTCGTCGCGGCGAGGTATATGGCGTTGTTCACGCTGACGGCCGCGGTCGCATGCGGCGGCACCGACGACACGACGCAGACGACGGGAAGCGCGGCCGGAGGCATGGGCGGCGCCGGCGGCATGGGCGGCGCCGGTGGTATGGGCGGCGATGGTGGTATAGGCGGCGCCGGCGGTATGGGCGGCGCCGGTGGTATGGGTGGCGCCGGCGGTATGGGCGGCGCCGGCGGTATGGGCGGCGCCGGCGGTATAGGCGGCGCCGGTGGTATGGGTGGCGCCGGCGGCATGGGCGGCGCCGGCGGCGCGAGGGTCGATTTCTGCACCGACCCTCCGCCTGCGGAGAGCGTCCCGTCGGACGCGGCGTGTCAGTTCACGGCGCCGCCAGGCGAGCTCAATCCCGTCGTGAAATGGCGCAAGGGCACCTTCGACGTGGCCCCTGGGTCCAACCAGGTCATTGTCACGCCGGTCGTCGGAAACCTCAACGACGACAATGGCGATGGTCAGGTCGACCCAAAGGACATCCCCGACATCGTGTTCACCACGTATAGCGGCTCCACGGGATGGTTTGGCGAGGGATACCTTCGCGCGATCTCGGGCAAGGACGGCGCGGAGCTCTGGAGCGCGCCCGGACCACGAGGCGCTGCAGGCGTGGCCCTCGGTGATGCGGATCGAAACGGCTTGCCCGAGGTGTACACGATCAACAATGGGGGCCATCTGCTCGCGTTCGACCACCAAGGGATGCCCCTCTGGAGCTGCCCCGCGGGCGTCGGAGCGTATGGGTATCCCGCCATGGCCGACGCCGACGGTACGGGGAACGCCGAGATCCTGGCGGGGAACACCGTCTGCACCAGTGACGGGCAGGTGATGGTGAAGACGGCCCTCACGCACGACTGGTATTTCGGGGCCCTCGACTTCCACAGCCCCACGTCGTTTTTCGTCGATCTGGATCAGGACGGTACGATGGAAATCGTGAGCGGCGCAGGCGTGAGCCGGCTGGACGGGTCGACGTTGTGGACCGGGCCGGGCGGGCATGCCGCCGTGGCCAACTTCGACATCCCGGGCGCGGATCCAACCATGCCCGAGATCGTCGTCATTCACGCCGGCACGGTGTCCATCCTGCATCCGGGCGACGGAACCACGTTATGGAGCCGCTCCGGGGTGCTCGGCGCCTACGGCGGCCCGCCCACCGTCGCCGATTTCGACGGGGATGGGAAGCCCGAGATCGGCGTCGCCGCGAGCGTGGTGTACGCGGTGCTGGATCCGGAGGAGGCGGATGGAGTCCTCTGGACGGCGCCCATCCAGGACAACACCTCGTTCGTCACGGGCTCGTCCGTCTTCGATTTCAATGGCGACAACAAGGCGGAGGTGGTCTACGCGGACGAGCAGACCTTGTGGATTTTCGATGGATCCACGGGCACGGTCGTCGCGCAGATGCCCGAGCACGTGAGCGCGACGTACCACGAGTATCCCGTCATGGCGGACGTCGACGCCGACGGCCACGCGGACATCGTCCTCGCGTCCAACAACGGGTATTTTGCCGGGCCGTGGACGGGCATCACCGTGCTGTCGGGCGCCAGCAACGACTGGGCCACGGGCCGGCCCGTCTGGAACCAGCACGCCTACCACATCACGAACGTGGACGACGACCTGCGTATCCCCGCGAAGGAGATGCCTCACTGGCTCGGGCGCAACTCGTTTCGCGAGGGCGGCTTCAGCGCGCTCGGCGCGCTCGTCGCGCCCGACCTCGTGCCCGTCGTCTTCGCCAGTTGCAGCGAAGGTTGTCCCGCGTCGGGCCGGTTCGTCTTCCGCGTGGAAAACCAAGGCGCCGGCGCCGCGCCGGTGGGGCTCTCCTGGGCCCTTCAAGGTGTGGCGCAAGACGGGACGAGGACCTTGCTCGCGTCCGGCAAGCTCGACGAACCGCTCGCGCCCGGTTGGTCCTCGAAGCCCCTGGAAGCGACCGTCGAGGCCAGCGCGGCCGCGGGGTTCGTGAGCCTCGTGCTTTTGGTCGACGACGATGGCGCCGGCAACGCCCTCGCAAGCGAATGCGTGGAGAAGAACAACGAGCTCATGCTCCCGGCGATCTGCCCCTGA
- a CDS encoding M20/M25/M40 family metallo-hydrolase, whose product MDPAALLAELIRHRTDNPGGDEPSICRMLSRALAELGADEVSVVEVPRAEGTGAYVAARWGEPQTIINAHVDTVPANSGWTVDPWEGVVTADRVIGLGAADTKGAIAATLVALEGKKPRNVGVVFSGDEERTGTCIRHFLASPWAQVVKRAVVCEPTGRTVGVRHRGCVALSAEVLGRGGHSSGADHMPKPVVTMARLAVGLDEIGRRWLDRGPADMKGLCMNVASIEGGVAFNVVPNRASLTFSVRPPPGFDTAAFEAELAANARAAGEGIETRTVLSMSPFETRDVAPFRALLGSLPRAESTLPFWTEAALFSSAGIDSVVIGPGDIAQAHAPDEFVTKSDLEWAVEVFSQVIARASA is encoded by the coding sequence ATGGATCCCGCCGCCCTGCTCGCCGAGCTCATCCGACACCGCACCGACAACCCCGGGGGCGACGAGCCGTCGATCTGCCGCATGCTCTCGCGCGCGCTCGCCGAGCTCGGCGCGGACGAGGTCAGCGTCGTCGAGGTGCCGCGCGCCGAAGGCACGGGCGCGTACGTGGCCGCACGCTGGGGCGAGCCGCAGACGATCATCAACGCGCACGTCGACACGGTGCCCGCGAACAGCGGGTGGACCGTGGATCCGTGGGAAGGCGTGGTCACGGCAGATCGCGTGATCGGGCTCGGCGCGGCGGACACGAAGGGCGCGATCGCCGCGACGCTCGTCGCGCTGGAAGGCAAGAAGCCGCGCAACGTGGGCGTGGTCTTCTCCGGCGACGAGGAGCGGACGGGCACGTGCATCCGGCATTTCCTGGCGAGCCCGTGGGCCCAGGTCGTGAAGCGCGCCGTGGTCTGCGAGCCGACGGGGCGCACGGTGGGCGTGCGGCACCGCGGCTGCGTGGCGCTCTCGGCCGAGGTGCTGGGTCGCGGGGGCCACTCGTCGGGCGCCGATCACATGCCGAAGCCGGTCGTCACGATGGCTCGGCTCGCGGTGGGGCTCGACGAGATCGGCAGGCGCTGGCTCGATCGCGGGCCCGCCGACATGAAGGGGCTCTGCATGAACGTGGCCTCCATCGAGGGGGGCGTCGCGTTCAACGTGGTGCCGAACCGGGCCTCGCTCACGTTCTCGGTGCGGCCGCCGCCCGGGTTCGACACGGCGGCCTTCGAGGCCGAGCTCGCGGCGAACGCGCGCGCGGCAGGCGAGGGCATCGAGACGCGGACGGTGCTGTCGATGTCACCCTTCGAGACCCGCGACGTGGCCCCGTTCCGCGCGCTCCTCGGCTCGCTGCCCCGCGCCGAGTCGACGCTCCCGTTCTGGACCGAGGCCGCGCTCTTCTCCAGCGCGGGCATCGATTCGGTGGTGATCGGCCCCGGCGACATCGCGCAGGCGCATGCCCCAGACGAATTCGTGACGAAGAGCGACCTCGAATGGGCCGTGGAAGTCTTCAGCCAGGTGATCGCGCGCGCGTCTGCTTGA